ACCTTCGCCGTGGTTAGAAGGCAAGTGACATTTCTCGCGTTGCCGAAGCCTTTCTTAGATCTGCTACCTGCTTGCTGAAGAAGTtcggttccttctctgtgtgaCGTCATCTTCCGGAGCGCCTCTGCAACCGCTAGTCTGCACAGGGGCGGCGACACACGTACAGATCCACGTACCATATTCGTCGCTCCTCATCTGGGCCTATTTCTGGACAAGCTCATGGACTCTGAGGACTTCCTGTGAAGACCGTCCGCTGTGTGGCGCGACTCGAGGCTGACAATGGAACAGCTCGTGTGGACGAAGAGACCAAAGGTGAAGCACTACGAAAAAGCCGCACATGTGTTCGCTACTCCCGGCTGAAACAACAAGGACGCTGCGCGCGTAGAAGGGCTTTGCTGATGTCGTGCAACACGTTTGGTAGTCAGGCAGCTGCGCATCCGTTTCAGGAGGTACGAACGTAAATAAAACGGCATACCGAACCACGCCTGACTGAGTCACCAACAACCGCTCGCCAAGACGCTCAGCCGCTCCGGACTCCTTAGCTGCTCTTCGTCCGGCTGGCAGCAGAGCCGCACAGCCTATAACGTCTGCAGCCGCAGCCTGAATCATGAAATCGCAAGATGAAGACTGGTACGGACACGcagcgccgcagctgccATTGCCTATCCTCGTCTGAGGACTTCCATGTCCTTCGATTGAGCAGCTTCCACCGAAACGAATATCGTTATATAAGTCACCATTTGCTTCATCCATGTCCCCATTTCCACAATTGAATGCATCGCCGTCACTTGCATTCCCAGTGTCCTCTCCGTGTGTGCCTGCGTCCAGCGAAGCCACCGAGGCATCGATCTGCTGGCACTCTTGGACGCTTCCTGATGCGCGAGTAGCGAATGAGCTGGTAGCAGCAGGTTCCCGAGTACGTTCTAGCGAAGCACGCATAACCGATTGTCGCCGAGCACGGGCTCCGAGAAACATGCACTCGAATGGGTGCTCAGTATTGAAATCGAGGAGCGGTGTAGCTGCAGCCACAACGTCGTATCGTAGCGCCTTGCACTTTTCTTCCTGAAACGTCAATGAAGGTAGTGGCAGTCTCAGTCGGATTATCAGACGGGCGTGAGACTTTAGCAAAGGGATATGCGCGTGCTGGGACCGCTTCCACACGATTGCAGTAGTGATGGGGCATTCCCCGCCATGTTTACACGGGACTTTTTCCCCGAAGGAGGCAGGATGCGGACACCAAGAAAGTCACCGCCGCGCAGATTGTGCACTTCACACTACTTTCACAACGCTCAGGGAGGGACGCACAGAGCCAATGAGGGCCTAACGCGTGAACTGAACGTGTCCAACATTATATCCGATGTTTAAAACATGCTGAGAGCATCGGTTGCAAGCAGTGGTTTGTGACCAGGCATGTAGCATTGAAGCTCCACCGTTACTCACCTGGTCAGAAAGAATCCCGCTAAGTGTCAATAGAGCCTCCAAAACCTTAGCTGGGCCGATAGATGGGGCACGGCGGAGCTGTTCGATTAAGCGAGGCAGTGCTCGAGATCCGTAGCTGCACTCATATCGCGAAGTCGACGGTCGTGTGCTTCAGCTTTTTGAACGTCACTTCTCAACCTCCCTCTGTGGTTGTTGGTGCTACCACATTGTACTCGTGTGTACCTATGTGAACAGGGGTGTAGGTATACATGTACGAGGTAAATAGAGACGTGTGTGCCGGTATACTAGAGAGCACTCTAGCCCAAGCAGAATTAGAGTGGTCCGATCAGGTCCTCCATTGACAGCGCAGAAGGCACATGCTGCATGGCCATTTCTCGGAAGTGAGCAACCCTCTCTGTAAAACCATGGAAGCCCTGAGTACCCCTTTGAACAGCGCAGTACATTTTGCGTAGACAGGCCAGTGGGCCTTGCAGAGTCCTCCGCACTTTCATTGTTGGAGGCGTGTGGCAGACGGACACCGCGTTCGATAGGAAAGCCATCACTTTCGACATTTTCAGTGCAGCTGTCGGCCGCGATGCGTCTGACGGTCACGTGATACGGAATGAGGTCCACGAATAATGTGAACTGCACCACGAGACGATGTCACCTTTCAGATCTAGACTTCAGTATGTGACGTCTTCAGCGAAGCAGCGGGGGGATCGTCAGTTGCTCTGGTGATGAACAGAAAAGCGCTAAAACATCTGGCGCGCTCACTAACCGACACTGGCTTGGCAGGGTTATGAGAAACTCCCTGCCTGGTTTCGCGTACGCTCACATGTCGCTGTCTTTGTCCTGGTGGGAGTGGGTCAACGAGCTAAAAATACTCACGCGGTCGTTATCTCATTGGTATGGCATGTTGCATCCTTCTTGTGGTCGTAAGGATGTCTGTAATGCAGTGCTTGATTATCCACCAGCCGGTTATATGCTTGCCCATGGTGGCAGGTTCCCTCTGGCATTGCGATGCTTGACTTCTCGGCTGCCATTCCTAAAAAGCTTCTTGCGTGCGCCTACTTTCTTCAGCGACTGAAATCACCTGCCGTACAGAGAACGGGCAGACGGGTAAAAACCAGACGACGGTTTCAGCAGATCCCAGGTAGCGGTGATGTATGGCTCTGGCTATCGCCTGTGCCATTCAACAGCTTGGACGTCGGCAGTTCTCGCCCTGTGCTGTACCATTCCGTCGTTTTGACGTCCAGCGACTTACAAAAAAAACATTGATCTACATCGGGAGCCGTCCAAAATGAGACCTGGCGGAACCGTAAGGCACCGGAACTTAGAGCAAAAAATTGGCTGCCGCGTGCCCACCTTATCGATTCGTTCAAAACGTAACACACTTTGAGATGAGATGTACGCAACGAAGGGGGGGGTTTCCTTGAAACAGGTATCCAATGACGACACGCGACGTGACGGGTCTTCAAGAGAAGACcctggcgagaaaaggggatGAGAAACTCACTGCATGCCCTCCAGCGGCAACAGAGCACTCAACCTACAGTTTTGAGTCTTCACTCACCGTGAAGGTCTGCTTTGCCGAAAGCGTTACAATGTTGTTTTGCCGGCAGCAACGCCGTCTACTAGAAATCACACTCAGTGGGACACCGCGGTGACCTAATTTTATTCGCGCCCTCTCTCTGAGAAGGGTTTCTCGCTTTTATTTGGTGGTGCTACGTTCAGGAATGGATACAAAAGTTCCTGCAGAGTCCTGGCTCAGTCTGGTGCTGAGTTTGCGATACCACGAACGTTTTCTCACCAAGAAAACGATGCAGTGAGCAGGAGACTAGCATGCTTCCAAGAGGGAGGAAATTCGATCTCAGTTCCACTTCATATCGAACCCTATCAGCATGCAGTTGCTATTTTGGGGCCACTAAACCCAGCGCTTCTGCATGTGGTATTGGGCTTTGGAGACCAAGACAGTCGTTGTTGGAGCTGTTAAACAGCTACCGCTTCCAGGACACTCAGCTGAACGTTGCTGTTGGAACGAAAGCTATCCAAAGAGAGGATTTGTCCATATTCCATGTCTGAGGAAAGCCGGGAGGATAGACGCGgtggaggaagacagcgggtCCAGCAGCGGATGAGGTGCTGAGGTGGTCGAGTGTCTGGTCGTGCCAAGGGCCCCGCAGCAACCTTGTCATCCATTTCTCTTCGACTTTGTCGCTTGTACGGGAGGCGTTCAGGCGTGGACGACCCTCGGTGAAAGGACGTGATCACTGGTGTCTAACGTATCGAAAATCCTACAACGTATGACACCGGGGAGTGTTTTGCACCGCAGTGTTTTGCGGGGCCATCATCGGATCAGCAATAATTGAAGGAAATGCGGAAACGCGTTCGGAAAGGTAACAAGGGTGACCGCCTGGGAGCGGCCGAATCGGAACGATGACCCTCAGTTCCTCAACTCGGCACCTGGAGACTACTTTCGCATTCTATTAGATTAGGCTCGGTACGTAGAATGTTTCTTCACGCTCAAAATGGAATATCGTCTCGAAGAATGCTAGCAGTACAGAGACGAACAGAAGCCAAGAAGAGGCAATTGTACAGAATTCGTGAACCGATAAATTTTCCGGTCCATGGACAAGTTTCCTGCAGGGCTAAAGTCGACCAACAACACCTCTTTCATTGTTCTGGAGTTAGGGCAATACCAAAGTTATGACCTATGTGTCAAACGGCTCAGTCGTGAAGGTGATTCATCCCTCGCACCGTCATTCATTTGTGGAtgctttttctttctttctcccaaGCCCCGAAGTCTAGTACTTACTAATCGTCGTGTCAGTAAGCAGGCACACTGTCGAGAGGTGCGTTACCCGCAAACACATCTGGCTGTCTTGTTTGAAAGAAATGTCCCTCATGATGAGGATAGGTGACAGAGAGGTACAGTCGTTCCGTGTGACTCTCTGTTAGGGGAAGGTGCTACGAAGCCGCGTGTTGGACGCAGCCAGGAGAAGGGGTGTATCTGCTGGCGATGAATAAAACCTATTGCGGCAGACAGATCCGAATGCAACTCCATTGCACGAACATGAGTGGTTGAACACAAATTGTCTGTAGGTGAGCGAGCATCTCTTCAGCGGAGGCTGCGCCACTAGAAACATGCACTACAGCAAATCATTGGCAGTCACATCTATACCACAAAACATGAATGGTTTCGTTGGTTTTCGAACAGCTTTTTGCAATCTGTTCATACGCTACGGATGCCGTTAAGCTAGTTCAGCTGCTCTTCTCCAACATCTGCTCTCAGTCTCTTAAACTAACTTACAATTTTACTGTTCACCGTCTCTCGACATTTGGAAATCTTTTTGGGCGGGTTTCGACTCAAGCGGGGGAAAGCCTCTTCTAGACGAGTTGGGCCTCGAATCTTCACTGCCCCAGAAAAGGCACGAAAACGGGTACCCACCAGTGGAATGACCCGGGCAGTTGTCCTTTCATGCGAAAGATAGAGGCGGCGGCTGATTGGACGGGTGAAATTCACGTGTGTGGTGCCGGCTTCACACGAGCTGACGGGACCGAACTTGGTACAAAAAATGCAGGAGTTGGGTTTCGTGTAGGCCGCCCCAACGGAGTCGAACGTAGCCCCTGTCGAGCTCTCGCATCTGAAAGCTACACTGAACGTCGAACAATTTGGTGCTTTTCCGTCCCGGCCGAACCCGAGGGAGGTGCTGCCTTAGGCCAGCTTTCCCCGCCGTGTATCAGCCAGTCGGCTAAGAGACGAGCTTACACATTTCTCAGACTCTTTCCCTAAGTTCCACTCTACATCCGCTTATTGAGTAAGACCACGTATGGACGAGTTTACTTGGAGGCTTTAGAAAATATCCTCGGCAGACACAGCATTTGCTTTGCTGGCGCCAAACGGCTCCCCTTCAACCCGGCAGTAAGGAAGGAGCTGTTTACCGCATCCAACGCAGGAAAATATCCGGTTAACGCTGGCGGGGCTGAGCAAactgcctccgtctccgctaCTCCCCGTCTCAAGAGTCTAGTGGGTATCTTTCAAGGGCGGCATAAGAGAGAGTTTAGCGGCGCCGGTTGGGAAGCGACAGCAATGACAACATGCGGTGGCTAGTGGGAGACAGCAACGGAACTTAACGCTGGCAGGCAAGACACGGGTCTCAGTGGCGGGCTCGCTCTCTGGGAGCAGTTTTTCCAGCGTTGGACTGTCTCGCTAAATCGTGATAGGGTTTTGTGTTTGGTTAGGGCATCAATTGTACGGGGAAAGGTCGTAACACTCAGCCGGCATCTTCTTTCTGCAATTGCCCGTGGACAAGTGCATGCAAGCAGTggcaaggagacacggcATTCGAGCACAGGGAGCGTAATTCCCTTGCGTTCATGCGGTTCGAGGCACGTCCTTTACTCAGCGCGCGGCTCGCTCGGGCCAAAAGACGACCTCAGCAAGTGAACACATCTCTGTTTCGAGTGTCGTGTGTCATTATTCCAGGGGGACCTATTCGTCTCAGCTGGAGTATTACTACTTTTCAGTGGCCCAGCCGAGGAAAGTTGCAGTTGGTGCCATGCCGCTGTCTCGCAACGGATGTCGGGGGACCCGCGAAGCTGGAATCATGAGTTGTTTTTTCCCGAATTACATGTGTTCACTGAGATCAGGCTAGGATCGGTATTTTGGACCAAGGTCCTAGTAGCCGTTCGAAACTCGACCTGCTGAGgtgttccctctcttcgtcgacaGTATCCCTGCACCGCCTTCAGTGACCCTGTCGTACCTCGTCCCAaacgttctctctttttagAGTGTCTTTATTTTCTGGAAGCTACTTGCCTTTGTGTCGGAATCATCGGCGTGTATCGTTAAACGTCTCTCCATGGCTCCTGCAGCGGGAGCTCTCAAAGTCGCCATTGCAGGCTGCACTGGCCGCATGGGCGAACGGCTGGTTGCTTTGACTCGCGCGGATCCTGCCTTACACTTTGTTGGTGGCCTGCGATCACGAGTTCAGAAAGACGCTCTGGTGGCCTCAGCAGTGGGGCAAGTTTCACTCCATCCACCGAAAAAAACCGGAGAAAATCTAGCCGGAGACAACCAGGAGGCGGTACCCAATAAGGACACGGCCCCTGGTGTGTACACTTCACTGGACAAGCTGATCGAGGAAAGTGGTCAGAAACCGTCAGTAGTTATTGACTTCAGTAACCCCGCAGGTATGGAACAAGCATGCGAAACGGGCGAAGCAAATCGGTTGTACAAGAACGATCTCTGTAGCCACAGTCGGTGTGCTCCGGCGACCATCATAGATTATATACGGAGGAACAGCAGAGCTCGCTATGTACGCGCAGAATTATGGAAGACATCTAGCCAATGTAGCACTTAAATGCTTGAGAACTGACAAGAGTATAGTAACCGTAGAGATTCTAGGTCAGATGACAGACATGTAACTTGTGGTCACCCCAAACCGACTCTTGAGAGTGCTCCTCGCGAGTTTCAAGACCGTGTTGCAAtattctctttctgtgtgaGTAAGGCTTGTGGGAACCATACGATGTTAAGGAGTTCCATATGATGTGACAGTTTTTATGGCACCACGGTATCGCATGATCATGTAGCTCCTGAATGTAACGGCACACGCATGGTCATGTGGGCTCCTCAATGTAACGGTACAAGCAGTAAACAAAGGACTCCTCAACTTTATTTGAGGAGGCAAGTGGTTGCTACGTCGCGTTGTCCCCCGGCTATACCCCCCGTTCGGGAAAATGTAACAGCCTCGCCGATGTTCACTGGAAGGTAGAACTAGGAATAACTGGTAGAGTGAGTGACATGTTGTCATTTTCGGACTGTATGCCTGTGCACTGTTCAGTTGTGACTACTTCTCAAGCCCGATCGGAatcgtttcttttttcacgGGTGGAGATCTTAtggtttcgtcttttccatACCCTAGTGCACTGCTGCGACCCAAAATTGCAGGAACGATGTCGCTTATTCCTTCGTGTATCCGCCACAGCGTGGCATTAGTGATCGGCACTACTGGATTCACTCCAGCGGAGCAGGAGGTGGTGGAGgcagcagcgcgagagaTTCCGCTTTGCATCGCGGCGAACTTTTCTCTCGGTGTAAACCTGCTCGTTCGTATTGCAGGCGAGGTGAGAGTAGCGCAGTGCACGGTTGGACGTCGTCACTCAAAAGGAGCACAGGTCAATCCCATGTCGATGCTTGAACTCAAGAACCACCATCGACAGTGAGGCAGTCAGATCCGCGGGAACTGACAAGCGGGGGACTCCGTACCGATTTCAGAGGGCTTCCTGTTGTGTTATCATCCAGAACGTAGTATCATAAAATAGATTACTAGGAAGACGTGATTCTTTCTGAGGGAGCGCGTTCCTAGTGTGTTAGGCCTCGGGCAGTAGAACGGGGAGAAAAGTCAGTGCTTGTGCAATTCGCTGTAAGACAGGTCGTTTGAGTTCCTAACCAGTATAATACACAACCACTGAAGAGAGCAAGTGTAGTTCCTGCGATGTACCATGGTGGTCGTTTGCACGCCTGGTCGTGTTTCTTCGCAGGTTGCAGCCAGTCTTGGGGAAGACTTTGACATCGAGCTCGTTGAGGCACATCACAATCGCAAGGTCGACGCGCCTAGTGGTACGGCCATAGCTCTGCTTGACTCCATTGCTGCAGCCACTGGACGGACGACCTGTAAAGGTAGTGCTGATGCCGAGACCACAGCAGAGACTCACCGAGATAAGATGGTGCTCATCCACGGGCGAGAAGGTCGCAGTGtcagaagaaggcggggagaAGTAGGTGTGCATGCCCTCCGAATGGGTAATGTGGTTGGCGAGCACAGTGTGATGTACGCTAGTGACTTTGAACGAATAACACTCAGTCACCATGCGGAAACGAGAGATGTATTTGCCTCCGGTGCGATTCGCATGGCCAAGTGGATTGCTCACCGTCCAAAGGGCAAGTATCAGGTTAGTGACATGCTCTTCCAGAAGGCGAACAGCAACCCAGCAGAGGTGTGAAATTGTTGTAACAGCCTAACCAGCAAATTTCAGTGGTTTTCTTCAAAATGTCGGAGTTATCGTATCCCGCTTCTTTTTTACCGAGGCAGGACACGTGGTTGGTGTTTTTTTGGCACGCCGGAGCCGACCATGTTGCTCTGCGACTGGCGACCATATTTCCGGAGCATTACGGACTAAAGGGACATGGCTATATGAGATGGATCAAAAAATGTTACTCCCTCTGGAGTTCTCCAGTTGCCGGGTTTTCCAGTTGAAAGTATTGTGTGTAATTTCGTTGGaagtcgcctcgctctttctgccATCTTCCGGTCCACGGGGAACCCCCACTTCAGAACCTCAAATTATCGATGTGTGTAGTTCGACGGAAATGGCCTCTATCTCAGCCCTAGTGTGTGAGCGCATCGGGTCGTCCCAACCAAGAGAAGCCCAGGGATGCCACCACTTCATGTGGTATATGCATCAACAGCTTCTGGTGCCAAGAGGGGTTTGCAGAAATTGATTGCATACGGCCGGCACACACATTCGAGATTACCGTGATCTCCTGAGGATGACAAAGTCCGTCTGTGCCAGAGGCCTGCCACGGTCGTTCACACAAAACGGATAGTTATCATAGCAGGTAGTGCATTATCAAAAAGATAAAGAAAACTAGTGTttcctcccctcctctcgcacCACAAAGCCCTGTAGCAGCTTCCGCTAACTACGTTCCACCCGTACTGACGAGTTCTGCATGACTCTCTCCACATTtggcagcagcagcagcaacgCTTGCTACAAGACGTTACAGACCGTCTGTAGTCTTGCGTGAAGAAACCTTGAGGAAAGGCAATCGCCGGCGCCACTCGTACTTGGCCCTGATTCTGCCTGCTTGAAAAAACATATACACCACTGAAAGCCAAACATCCGTATTTGCCCAGAGTCTTCACTCTCGCAAGCGCGGCCCTTCATTCGCTCCTTCCAGGTCTTGTTGTGTATAGCAGTTATCCGGAGAAAGCCGGCCAACTTGTGAAGCCATGTCGTTCCTGCTCAGAACTCATCCTTAGTTAGAAGCTCTTTCCAAGCCGCTGTCAAGCGGATTCACGCCAGACACGGCTTTGGATGGACGTGGAACTCACTCTGGCacccgagagaaaacgagcaaTCTGCAGCAGCCGCCTGAGGCAACCCATAAATGACGCTTGTAGCTTGAACGATCACACCACCAGCCGTGCAAAGCAGCTACTCTATGAGAGTTCTTGGCCGTCCAGCTGGAGCGGTTAATAAAGTTGGCAGGGCACAAGGTCGAGATTAAAACCTCTGACCAACATTGTCAGCCAAATAGCATCAGGCTAACCGTGATCACCAGAGATGCTGCCCCAAGAGGCAGGGCATATAATGTAGACCGATCCAAGCCGTCTGAGCCAGCCCTCATGTCTCCTGGCATTGCTGCGGGACCACCATACACCATCCCGGCACCTTCCATTGCCGCCTGGGGATAATAGGGCATCTGTGGGCCCACGGCTGGTGAGGGCTGCAATACCATTCGCGGATCAGGACCTTGGAAACCGATGGCCATGGGTGGAACCTGTTCCGGGGCCACAATATCCATTTCGTGACGGACCGCTTCGACGTAATCGACCGTTGTGGGTTTCTTCACAGCCTTACAAAGAATCTGAAGCAAGCCAAGGTGAAAGCAAAAAACCGATCGATGTAGGTTTTCCTACAGTTCAGCTCGGGTACCTAAGGTTCCAGAGAAAATGCACACTGCCAGCCGAGCTCACAGAAAGCCTTATACACGGACACTGTTACGTCCTACCACAAGGAGTGGCACGAAACAGCCGTGACCCGGAACGTATTATCACCTGTTACAGCACTACAGCACTCTTGCCCATATTGTGAGGACGCTCATTTGGTGCATGTATGTAAATGCATTTTCTGGCGGAAAGGCCCTCCAATCGAATGAACacctgcatgtgcatataaaAAGAACTACTGCTGGAAGTCACGGTGTATACTTTCTGTACCACACATGCCGCGCGTGATCTTCCCGAAACAGTCGCGCGTGGAGCCCCTGGTCGGGCAGTAACAAGTAGCTGGATCTCTGTTGCACTAAATTTCTCACTAATGTTGGAGGGAATGATATTATCCCATAGAAATGACCAGCTCTGTTTCGATGTTCCTCACATTTCTGTGTGATTTGTTGGCTGGTGTAAGACAAGGCTTCACACG
This region of Neospora caninum Liverpool complete genome, chromosome VI genomic DNA includes:
- a CDS encoding putative dihydrodipicolinate reductase, which encodes MAPAAGALKVAIAGCTGRMGERLVALTRADPALHFVGGLRSRVQKDALVASAVGQVSLHPPKKTGENLAGDNQEAVPNKDTAPGVYTSLDKLIEESGQKPCDYFSSPIGIVSFFTGGDLMVSSFPYPSALLRPKIAGTMSLIPSCIRHSVALVIGTTGFTPAEQEVVEAAAREIPLCIAANFSLGVNLLVRIAGEVAASLGEDFDIELVEAHHNRKVDAPSGTAIALLDSIAAATGRTTCKGSADAETTAETHRDKMVLIHGREGRSVRRRRGEVGVHALRMGNVVGEHSVMYASDFERITLSHHAETRDVFASGAIRMAKWIAHRPKGKYQVSDMLFQKANSNPAEV